In a single window of the Amycolatopsis sp. cg5 genome:
- a CDS encoding Crp/Fnr family transcriptional regulator, with protein sequence MDETLARAGIFQGVEPAAAEALAQTLEHVEFPRGHVIFNEGEPGDRLYIIQSGKVKIGRKSPDGRENLLGIFGPSDMFGELSIFDPGPRTSSATTVTEVRAVTMDRPALRQWISTRPEIAEQLLRVVARRLRRTNNMVAELIFTDVPGRVARALLTLAQRFGSQEAGLLRVTHDLTQEEIAQYVGASRETVNKALADFAHRGWLRLEGKSVLILDPERLARRAR encoded by the coding sequence GTGGACGAAACCCTGGCCCGCGCGGGCATCTTCCAGGGTGTTGAGCCGGCAGCGGCGGAGGCGCTGGCTCAGACCTTGGAGCATGTCGAATTCCCGCGTGGACACGTGATCTTCAACGAGGGTGAGCCCGGCGACCGGCTGTACATCATCCAGTCCGGCAAGGTGAAGATCGGGCGCAAGTCGCCGGACGGCCGCGAGAACCTCTTGGGGATCTTCGGGCCGTCGGACATGTTCGGTGAACTGTCCATTTTCGACCCCGGACCTCGTACTTCGAGCGCCACCACGGTGACCGAGGTGCGCGCGGTGACGATGGACCGGCCCGCGCTGCGGCAGTGGATCTCCACCCGCCCCGAGATCGCCGAGCAGTTACTGCGCGTGGTCGCTCGCAGGCTGCGCCGGACCAACAACATGGTCGCCGAGCTGATCTTCACCGACGTGCCGGGCCGTGTCGCCCGCGCGCTGCTCACCCTGGCCCAGCGCTTCGGCAGCCAGGAAGCCGGCCTGCTCCGGGTCACCCACGACCTGACCCAGGAAGAGATCGCCCAGTACGTCGGCGCCTCGCGCGAGACCGTCAACAAGGCGCTCGCCGACTTCGCGCACCGCGGCTGGCTGCGGCTCGAAGGCAAGAGTGTGCTGATCCTCGACCCGGAGCGGCTCGCCCGCCGGGCCAGGTAG
- a CDS encoding S1 family peptidase, whose product MAHRAFLMLGAALLTMSSLSGVAAAQELSPGLADAMQRDLGLTAHQARARLAQESAAIRTLPAAEQAAGAAFGGAWFDPASGKLVVGLTDGGDAEAVRATGADIATSKVSAATLDTAKAKIDTLKAPAGISSWRSDPRAGSVVITVNNRDAAAENFIATAKQAGPVTVVQGEAPRTFSAGTVGGDPYYINGNTRCSIGFSVRGGFVSAGHCGGTGSSTVGWDGSYMGNFAGSSFPGNDYSFIRITNGWWPAPVVLGWGTVSDALVRGSWVAPVGTSVCRSGSTTHWHCGAVRGLNETVNYSQGAVYQMTKTSVCAEPGDSGGSFITGDQAQGVTSGGWGNCSGGGETWFQPVNEILQTYGLALVTA is encoded by the coding sequence ATGGCTCATAGAGCTTTCCTCATGCTGGGCGCGGCACTGTTGACCATGTCTTCGCTGTCCGGGGTCGCGGCGGCGCAGGAACTTTCACCCGGGCTGGCCGACGCGATGCAGCGTGATCTCGGCCTGACCGCACACCAGGCGCGGGCCCGCCTCGCACAGGAGTCGGCGGCGATCCGGACGCTGCCCGCCGCCGAGCAGGCGGCGGGCGCCGCGTTCGGCGGCGCCTGGTTCGACCCGGCGAGCGGCAAGCTCGTCGTGGGCCTCACCGACGGGGGCGACGCCGAAGCCGTGCGGGCGACCGGCGCGGACATCGCGACGTCGAAGGTCAGCGCGGCCACTTTGGACACCGCCAAAGCCAAGATCGACACGCTCAAGGCGCCGGCGGGGATCAGCAGCTGGCGCAGCGACCCGAGGGCCGGCTCGGTCGTGATCACCGTCAACAACCGCGACGCCGCGGCCGAGAACTTCATCGCGACCGCGAAGCAGGCCGGCCCGGTCACGGTCGTCCAAGGCGAGGCGCCGCGGACGTTCTCGGCGGGCACCGTCGGCGGCGACCCGTACTACATCAACGGCAACACCCGCTGCTCCATCGGTTTCTCGGTGCGCGGCGGCTTCGTCAGCGCGGGGCACTGCGGCGGCACCGGCAGCTCGACCGTCGGCTGGGACGGCTCGTACATGGGCAACTTCGCGGGCTCGTCGTTCCCCGGAAACGACTACTCGTTCATCCGGATCACCAACGGCTGGTGGCCTGCGCCGGTCGTGCTCGGCTGGGGCACGGTGTCCGACGCGCTCGTGCGCGGCTCGTGGGTCGCGCCGGTCGGCACCTCGGTCTGCCGGTCCGGTTCGACGACGCACTGGCACTGCGGCGCGGTGCGCGGGCTGAACGAGACGGTGAACTACAGCCAGGGCGCCGTCTACCAGATGACCAAGACGAGCGTGTGCGCCGAGCCGGGCGACTCCGGCGGCTCGTTCATCACCGGTGACCAGGCACAAGGCGTCACCTCGGGCGGCTGGGGCAACTGCTCCGGTGGCGGCGAGACCTGGTTCCAGCCGGTCAACGAGATCCTGCAGACCTACGGGCTGGCACTCGTGACGGCGTGA
- a CDS encoding TlpA family protein disulfide reductase — translation MTAVTKWAIGVAVLAVALIVALLPRDNGSSVSSEDLTAARAKAALAACPAAGGEVPQLRGVSVECLGDGAKVDLGAALGGKPTLVNLWATWCEPCKTELPVLDKYAAEPGAVRVLGVQVESKASDGLELFAALGVHLPSVFDGDSRVRKALKTPPSLPASYLITSGGEVRFIETPRVFDNTDQVRGAVEGVR, via the coding sequence TTGACCGCGGTCACCAAGTGGGCGATCGGCGTCGCCGTACTGGCGGTGGCGCTGATCGTCGCACTGCTGCCGCGTGACAACGGCTCGTCCGTGAGTTCCGAAGACCTGACGGCCGCGCGCGCGAAGGCCGCGCTGGCCGCTTGCCCCGCCGCGGGCGGCGAAGTGCCGCAGCTGCGCGGGGTGAGCGTCGAGTGCCTCGGCGACGGCGCGAAGGTCGACCTCGGCGCCGCGCTCGGCGGCAAACCGACGCTGGTCAACCTGTGGGCGACCTGGTGTGAGCCCTGCAAGACCGAGCTGCCGGTGCTCGACAAGTACGCGGCGGAGCCGGGCGCGGTGCGCGTGCTCGGCGTGCAGGTCGAGAGCAAGGCTTCGGACGGGCTGGAACTTTTCGCCGCCTTGGGCGTCCACCTTCCGTCGGTGTTCGACGGCGACTCCCGGGTGCGCAAGGCGTTGAAGACGCCGCCGTCGCTGCCGGCCTCGTACCTGATCACCTCGGGTGGCGAGGTCCGGTTCATCGAGACCCCACGGGTCTTCGACAACACTGACCAGGTACGTGGAGCGGTGGAAGGGGTCCGATGA
- a CDS encoding phage holin family protein, whose amino-acid sequence MTTVSSQEQQLNVPYLPLSKDEDTAAGGQSIGKLVSDATQHVSTLVRAEVELAKTEVVREAKKAVKGAVFFIIALAVLLYSSFFFFFFLGELLSEWLQRWAAYGIVFLLMLVVAGLFGWLGYLKVRKIRAPERTLASVKETAAALKPQHAEDEPAA is encoded by the coding sequence ATGACCACCGTGAGCAGCCAGGAACAGCAACTCAACGTGCCGTACCTCCCGCTGTCGAAGGATGAGGACACGGCGGCCGGCGGTCAGTCGATCGGCAAACTGGTCAGCGACGCGACACAGCACGTGTCGACGCTGGTCCGCGCCGAGGTCGAACTCGCCAAGACCGAGGTCGTGCGTGAGGCCAAGAAGGCCGTCAAGGGCGCGGTCTTCTTCATCATCGCGCTGGCGGTGCTGCTGTACAGCTCGTTCTTCTTCTTTTTCTTCCTCGGCGAGCTGCTCTCGGAGTGGCTGCAGCGCTGGGCCGCGTACGGCATCGTGTTCCTGCTGATGCTCGTCGTCGCCGGGCTCTTCGGCTGGCTGGGCTACCTCAAGGTCCGCAAGATCAGGGCACCGGAGCGCACGCTGGCCAGCGTCAAGGAGACGGCCGCGGCGCTGAAGCCGCAGCACGCCGAAGACGAACCCGCCGCCTGA
- a CDS encoding VIT family protein: MTETVDAKHEHEPHENIGGKLNWLRAGVLGANDGIVSVAGIVVGVAGATTDSTTILTAGIAGLVAGALSMAGGEYVSVSTQRDTERALLRKEKIELKTMPEAEERELAEIYEDKGLSSEVAAQVARELTEKDALQAHAEAELGIDPGNLTSPWQAAWASLVAFTVGALLPLIAIALPPLSWRVWACAAAVVVGLALTGLISARLGDADVRRAIIRNVGVGALTMLVTYYVGVIFGTTVG; the protein is encoded by the coding sequence GTGACCGAAACAGTCGACGCCAAGCACGAGCACGAGCCGCACGAGAACATCGGCGGCAAGCTGAACTGGTTGCGTGCCGGGGTTCTCGGCGCCAACGACGGCATCGTGTCGGTGGCGGGCATCGTGGTCGGCGTCGCGGGCGCGACCACCGACAGCACCACCATTCTCACCGCCGGAATCGCCGGCCTGGTCGCCGGCGCGCTTTCCATGGCGGGTGGCGAGTACGTCTCGGTCAGCACGCAGCGCGATACCGAACGCGCATTGCTGCGCAAGGAGAAAATCGAACTCAAGACGATGCCGGAAGCCGAAGAACGGGAACTGGCGGAGATCTACGAGGACAAAGGTCTCTCGTCGGAGGTGGCCGCCCAGGTCGCGCGTGAGCTGACCGAGAAGGACGCGCTCCAGGCGCACGCCGAAGCGGAGCTGGGCATCGATCCCGGCAACCTGACCAGCCCGTGGCAGGCGGCTTGGGCGTCCTTGGTGGCGTTCACGGTCGGCGCGCTGCTGCCGCTCATCGCGATCGCGCTGCCGCCGCTGTCCTGGCGGGTCTGGGCCTGTGCGGCCGCGGTCGTCGTCGGCCTCGCGCTGACCGGGTTGATCAGCGCGAGGCTCGGCGACGCCGATGTGCGCAGGGCGATCATCCGCAACGTCGGCGTAGGTGCGCTGACGATGCTCGTGACCTACTACGTCGGGGTGATCTTCGGGACCACTGTCGGTTAA
- the nhaA gene encoding Na+/H+ antiporter NhaA yields the protein MTSSAKDFARYLRTETTGGLILLAATALALLWANSPWGDLYRTFRDTELGPSLLHLNLTLGEWAQDGLLALFFFVAGLELKRELVVGELSKFKQAVLPVLAALGGMIVPAVLAVSIAWGHPDVGKAWAIPVATDIAFALGVLALTASNLPSSARVFLLSLAVVDDLGAIIVIAVLFTTKFDLVAAGIAVAALVLYAYLQHKRVRTAWLYVPLALVTWVAVHSSGIHATIAGVALGLLTRVRADEGEAEAPALRLEHRLQPWSAAVAVPVFALFAAGIKVNGSSLGEVFTTALPLAVMIGLVVGKFVGILGASMLAVRLKIAEKPRDVGWRDLAALALLGGVGFTVSLLIAELALPVETAELAKTAVLIASGVASLGAAALLLRRNRAHAQDIS from the coding sequence GTGACCTCATCAGCCAAGGATTTCGCCCGCTACCTGCGCACCGAGACGACCGGCGGATTGATCTTGCTCGCCGCCACCGCACTCGCCCTGCTGTGGGCGAATTCGCCTTGGGGTGATCTCTATCGCACCTTCCGCGACACCGAGCTCGGCCCGAGCCTGCTGCACCTGAACCTCACTTTGGGTGAATGGGCGCAGGACGGGCTGCTCGCGTTGTTCTTCTTCGTCGCCGGGCTGGAGCTCAAGCGCGAACTCGTGGTCGGCGAGCTGTCGAAGTTCAAGCAGGCCGTACTGCCGGTGCTCGCCGCGCTCGGCGGCATGATCGTGCCCGCGGTGCTCGCGGTCTCGATCGCCTGGGGACACCCGGACGTGGGCAAGGCCTGGGCGATTCCGGTCGCCACGGACATCGCGTTCGCGCTCGGCGTGCTCGCGCTGACCGCGTCCAACCTGCCGAGCAGCGCCAGGGTCTTCCTGCTGTCACTTGCCGTCGTCGACGACCTGGGCGCGATCATCGTCATTGCGGTGCTGTTCACCACGAAGTTCGACCTCGTCGCCGCCGGGATCGCGGTCGCGGCGCTCGTGCTCTACGCGTATCTGCAGCACAAGCGGGTGCGGACGGCTTGGCTGTACGTGCCGCTCGCGCTGGTCACCTGGGTCGCGGTGCACTCGTCGGGCATCCACGCGACGATCGCCGGCGTCGCGCTCGGCCTGCTGACGCGGGTCCGCGCCGACGAGGGCGAGGCCGAGGCGCCCGCGCTCCGGCTCGAGCACCGGCTGCAGCCGTGGTCGGCGGCCGTCGCGGTGCCGGTGTTCGCGTTGTTCGCGGCGGGGATCAAGGTCAACGGCTCGTCGCTCGGCGAGGTGTTCACGACCGCGCTGCCGCTGGCGGTGATGATCGGTCTCGTCGTCGGGAAGTTCGTCGGGATCCTCGGCGCGAGCATGCTGGCGGTCCGGTTGAAGATCGCCGAGAAGCCACGTGACGTCGGCTGGCGCGACCTCGCAGCTCTGGCGTTGCTCGGCGGCGTCGGCTTCACGGTGAGCCTGCTGATCGCCGAGCTGGCTTTGCCTGTCGAGACGGCGGAACTCGCGAAGACGGCCGTGCTGATCGCCTCCGGTGTCGCCTCACTCGGCGCCGCCGCGTTGCTGCTGCGCCGCAATCGCGCGCACGCGCAAGACATTTCTTGA
- a CDS encoding peptide MFS transporter gives MNTSTEVELDRRFFGHPRGLANLFGVEMWERFSFYGMLGILPIYLYYQVAEGGLALPKTTAVSIVGAYGGLVYLSAIVGAWIADRLLGSERTLFYSAILIMIGHIALAVLPGMVGIGVGLVCVALGSGGLKANATTIVGTLYGENDERRDAGFTIFYMGVNLGGFAGPLITGLVQKEIGFHVGFGLAAIGMAAGLTQYWLGRKNLGAKASEVPNPLPSSQRTLALGVGVALVVVIVIAVLTGLVTAENLSNVTVGIVIVASVAYFALILTSKKISALERTRVFSFVPMFVASAAFFALFQQQFTVISIYTDERLDRNLFGWVMPVSWVNSINSVFILIFAPIVALIWVKLNSRQPSSPIKFALGVGLVGLGFLSFLPLTGGGPNSTPLLAMVGILFIITIAELMLSPVGLSLSTKLAPEAFRTQMVALNFLSISLGTALSGSLAKFYSAANETAYFGISGGVAIALGVLLVVLTPAIRKMMSGVH, from the coding sequence GTGAATACCTCTACCGAGGTCGAACTGGACCGCAGGTTCTTCGGGCACCCACGAGGGCTGGCGAACCTGTTCGGCGTGGAGATGTGGGAACGCTTCTCCTTCTACGGGATGCTCGGCATCCTGCCGATCTACCTCTACTACCAGGTCGCCGAAGGTGGCTTGGCGCTGCCGAAGACCACCGCTGTCAGCATCGTCGGCGCCTACGGTGGGCTGGTCTACCTCTCGGCCATCGTCGGCGCGTGGATCGCCGACCGGCTGCTCGGCTCCGAGCGCACGCTGTTCTACAGCGCCATCCTGATCATGATCGGCCACATCGCGCTCGCGGTGCTGCCCGGCATGGTCGGCATCGGCGTCGGCCTGGTGTGCGTCGCGCTCGGCAGTGGCGGGTTGAAGGCGAACGCGACGACGATCGTCGGCACGCTCTACGGCGAGAACGACGAGCGCCGCGACGCCGGCTTCACCATCTTCTACATGGGCGTCAACCTCGGCGGGTTCGCCGGGCCGCTGATCACCGGGCTCGTGCAGAAGGAGATCGGCTTCCACGTCGGCTTCGGGCTCGCCGCGATCGGCATGGCCGCCGGGCTCACCCAGTACTGGCTCGGCCGCAAGAACCTCGGCGCCAAGGCCAGCGAGGTGCCCAACCCGCTGCCGAGTTCGCAGCGGACGCTGGCGCTGGGCGTCGGCGTGGCGCTCGTGGTGGTCATCGTCATCGCCGTGCTGACCGGGCTGGTCACCGCGGAGAACCTGTCCAACGTCACGGTCGGCATCGTCATCGTCGCCTCGGTGGCGTACTTCGCGCTGATCCTGACCAGCAAGAAGATCAGCGCGCTCGAACGCACGCGGGTGTTCTCGTTCGTGCCGATGTTCGTCGCCAGCGCGGCGTTCTTCGCGCTGTTCCAGCAGCAGTTCACGGTGATCTCGATCTACACCGACGAACGGCTCGACCGGAACCTGTTCGGCTGGGTCATGCCCGTTTCGTGGGTCAACTCGATCAACTCGGTGTTCATCCTGATCTTCGCGCCGATCGTCGCGCTGATCTGGGTCAAGCTGAACTCGCGGCAGCCGTCCTCGCCGATCAAGTTCGCGCTCGGCGTCGGGCTGGTCGGCCTCGGCTTCCTGTCGTTCCTGCCGCTCACCGGCGGCGGCCCGAACAGCACCCCGCTGCTGGCGATGGTCGGCATCCTGTTCATCATCACGATCGCCGAGCTGATGCTGTCCCCGGTCGGGCTCTCGCTGTCGACCAAGCTCGCTCCCGAGGCGTTCCGCACGCAGATGGTCGCGCTGAACTTCCTCTCGATCTCGCTGGGCACCGCGCTTTCCGGTTCGCTGGCGAAGTTCTACTCGGCGGCGAACGAGACCGCGTACTTCGGCATCTCCGGTGGCGTGGCGATCGCCCTCGGCGTGCTGCTGGTCGTGCTCACCCCGGCCATCCGCAAGATGATGTCGGGCGTCCATTAA
- a CDS encoding alpha/beta fold hydrolase — protein sequence MSAPDPSSVRLDGPWTHRDVSANGIRLHVAEVGAGPAVLLLHGFGEFWWTWHHQLTALAEAGYRAIAVDLRGYGDSDKPPRGYDAWTLAGDVAGLIRALGVRRAHLVGHAWGGMLALTAAALHPRVASSVSLLGAAHPLALKSSVTGTLLHRRRTNQARAVAHLFRFQIPMSPERGLVRDDALAVETLMRAWSGPEWTETADFADTAAKFRQAMLVPGVAHSALEYYRWAFRAQFRGEGKRFADAVGTRIAAPVLQIHGSADRCVLPETAYASTPWFGPHTALRPWDGIGHFPHLEAPARTSDALLDFLKAPG from the coding sequence GTGTCGGCACCGGACCCGTCCAGCGTCCGGCTCGACGGACCCTGGACGCATCGCGACGTCTCGGCGAACGGCATCCGCCTGCACGTGGCGGAGGTCGGTGCCGGGCCCGCCGTGCTGTTGCTGCACGGCTTCGGCGAGTTCTGGTGGACCTGGCATCACCAGCTGACCGCGCTGGCCGAAGCGGGTTACCGCGCCATCGCCGTCGACCTTCGTGGCTACGGCGACTCCGACAAACCCCCGCGCGGCTACGACGCGTGGACGCTCGCCGGTGACGTCGCCGGTTTGATCAGGGCTTTGGGCGTGCGGCGCGCGCATCTCGTCGGGCACGCGTGGGGCGGCATGCTCGCGCTGACCGCGGCCGCGCTGCATCCCCGCGTCGCGTCGTCGGTGAGCCTGCTCGGCGCCGCGCATCCGCTGGCGCTGAAGTCGTCCGTCACCGGAACGCTGCTGCACCGCAGGCGCACCAACCAGGCGCGCGCGGTCGCGCACCTGTTCCGCTTCCAGATCCCGATGTCCCCCGAACGCGGCCTCGTCCGCGACGACGCGCTCGCCGTCGAGACGCTCATGCGCGCCTGGTCCGGTCCGGAGTGGACGGAGACGGCCGATTTCGCCGACACGGCGGCCAAGTTCCGGCAGGCGATGCTCGTGCCCGGCGTCGCGCACAGCGCGCTCGAGTACTACCGCTGGGCGTTCCGCGCGCAGTTCCGCGGCGAGGGCAAGCGGTTCGCCGACGCCGTCGGCACCCGCATCGCGGCGCCCGTGCTCCAGATCCACGGCTCGGCCGACCGCTGCGTCCTGCCCGAGACCGCCTACGCGTCAACACCCTGGTTCGGCCCGCACACGGCCTTGCGGCCCTGGGACGGCATCGGCCACTTCCCGCACCTGGAAGCCCCGGCCCGCACCAGCGACGCGCTCCTGGACTTCCTCAAAGCCCCGGGATAA
- a CDS encoding CoA pyrophosphatase — MTEVGPLVDADSVPEWLRPLVKISGELDQKTFTRFTVPNDEYARAAAVLILFGEGVNGPDVLLLRRADTLGSHAGQVAFPGGGVDEGDDGPVGTALREAEEETGVLPSGVRPVAILPELFVPVSGFAVTPVLAYWETPSPVHAVDPAETAAVARIPIADLVDPANRYQVRRPGGGWKGPAFDVGGLFVWGFTAGLLSVLLSLAGWEREWDRTDVRDLDVALFTPKS; from the coding sequence ATGACCGAGGTGGGACCGCTCGTCGACGCCGATTCGGTGCCGGAATGGCTGCGGCCGCTGGTCAAGATCAGCGGTGAGCTCGACCAGAAGACGTTCACCCGGTTCACCGTGCCCAACGACGAGTACGCGCGCGCCGCCGCCGTGCTGATCCTGTTCGGCGAGGGCGTGAACGGCCCCGACGTGCTGCTGCTGCGCCGCGCGGACACGCTCGGCTCGCACGCGGGCCAGGTCGCGTTCCCCGGCGGCGGTGTCGACGAAGGCGACGACGGACCCGTCGGCACCGCGCTGCGCGAGGCCGAAGAGGAGACCGGCGTGCTGCCGTCGGGTGTGCGCCCGGTCGCGATACTGCCCGAGCTGTTCGTGCCCGTGTCCGGGTTCGCCGTCACGCCCGTGCTGGCCTACTGGGAGACTCCGTCCCCGGTGCACGCCGTCGACCCGGCGGAGACCGCGGCGGTGGCCAGGATCCCGATCGCCGACCTCGTCGACCCGGCCAACCGCTACCAGGTGCGCAGGCCGGGCGGCGGCTGGAAGGGCCCGGCGTTCGACGTCGGCGGACTGTTCGTGTGGGGTTTCACCGCCGGTCTGCTGTCGGTGCTGCTCTCGTTGGCAGGCTGGGAGCGGGAATGGGACCGCACCGACGTCCGCGACCTTGACGTAGCTTTGTTCACCCCGAAGTCCTAG
- a CDS encoding MarP family serine protease: MNWVDVVVLLLAVLAAVSGAFQGVIIALPSLLGVILGAIAGIKLAPLVVELFTHPAAKVAFAVATVVFLVALGETLGVWAGRRLRQKINPEKLSGLDKSLGAIVQAAVVFVIAWLIATPLTTVSGLPGLAKAINGSAVLGGVNDVMPSAAQGFPSQLRKLLDASGFPSIVDPFQRTETPDTEPPDPALQASAVVQDVHQSVVKIRGNAPSCSRALEGSGFVIAPNRVMTNAHVVAGTDETWIETTKGKFPAKVVYFNPEVDIAVLSTPRFAAPALPLAPDQAKNGDSAIVLGYPLDGPYTATPARVRGRINLRGPDIYEANTVQRDVFTVRAGIRSGNSGGPMIDPQGRVIGVVFGAAVEDPDTGFTLTANQVRAEVEAAPSQLAQVSTGSCAA; encoded by the coding sequence TTGAACTGGGTTGATGTGGTGGTTCTGCTGCTGGCGGTGCTGGCGGCCGTATCCGGCGCATTCCAAGGCGTGATCATCGCCTTGCCGTCGCTGCTGGGCGTGATACTCGGCGCGATCGCGGGGATCAAGCTCGCCCCGCTGGTCGTGGAGCTGTTCACGCACCCGGCGGCGAAGGTCGCGTTCGCGGTGGCCACCGTGGTCTTCCTGGTCGCGCTCGGCGAGACGCTCGGCGTGTGGGCCGGGCGGCGGCTGCGGCAGAAGATCAACCCCGAGAAACTGTCCGGTTTGGACAAGTCGCTCGGCGCGATCGTGCAGGCCGCGGTCGTGTTCGTGATCGCGTGGCTGATCGCGACCCCGCTGACCACCGTCTCCGGGCTGCCCGGTCTGGCCAAGGCGATCAACGGCTCCGCCGTGCTCGGCGGCGTCAACGACGTGATGCCATCGGCGGCGCAGGGCTTCCCGAGCCAGCTGCGCAAGCTGCTCGACGCGTCCGGCTTCCCGTCCATTGTGGACCCGTTCCAGCGCACCGAGACCCCGGACACCGAGCCGCCTGACCCCGCGCTGCAGGCCAGCGCCGTGGTGCAGGACGTGCACCAGAGCGTGGTCAAGATCCGCGGCAACGCGCCGTCGTGCTCGCGCGCGCTGGAGGGCAGCGGGTTCGTCATCGCGCCGAACCGCGTGATGACCAACGCGCACGTGGTCGCGGGCACCGACGAGACCTGGATCGAGACCACCAAGGGCAAGTTCCCGGCGAAGGTCGTCTACTTCAACCCGGAGGTCGACATCGCGGTCCTGTCGACGCCCCGGTTCGCCGCGCCCGCGCTGCCGCTCGCGCCGGACCAGGCGAAGAACGGCGACAGCGCGATCGTGCTCGGCTACCCGCTCGACGGCCCGTACACCGCGACGCCCGCGCGCGTGCGCGGCCGGATCAACCTGCGCGGACCGGACATCTACGAGGCCAACACCGTGCAGCGCGACGTGTTCACCGTGCGCGCCGGCATCCGCAGCGGCAACTCCGGCGGGCCGATGATCGACCCGCAGGGCCGGGTCATCGGGGTCGTGTTCGGCGCGGCCGTCGAGGACCCCGACACCGGCTTCACGCTGACCGCGAACCAGGTCCGCGCGGAGGTCGAGGCGGCGCCGTCCCAGCTGGCCCAGGTCAGCACCGGCTCCTGCGCGGCCTAG
- the nth gene encoding endonuclease III translates to MPPAANNAPRKALSVDGESRLALVRRARRIKRCLDDAYPDAHCELDFTTPLELLVAVVLSAQTTDVRVNMVTPALFARYRSAADYAGADRTELEEYLRSTGFYRAKANSVMGLGAALVERFDGEVPGKLKDLVTLPGVGRKTANVVLGDAFGVPGITVDTHFGRLVRRWGWTDLEDPVKVEHAVGELIPRKEWTMLSHRTIFHGRRVCHARKPACGACPLAKMCPSFGAGPTGFEEAAKLVKGPERDHLLAMVTQS, encoded by the coding sequence GTGCCACCAGCCGCGAATAACGCCCCCCGGAAGGCTCTTTCCGTAGACGGTGAATCTCGGCTGGCTTTGGTAAGACGCGCACGTCGTATCAAGCGTTGCCTCGACGACGCATATCCGGACGCGCATTGTGAGCTGGATTTCACGACACCGCTCGAACTGCTGGTGGCGGTCGTGCTCTCGGCGCAGACCACCGATGTGCGGGTCAACATGGTGACTCCCGCACTCTTCGCGCGCTACCGCAGCGCCGCCGACTACGCGGGCGCCGACCGGACCGAGCTGGAGGAGTACCTGCGCTCGACCGGTTTCTACCGCGCCAAGGCGAACTCGGTGATGGGACTGGGCGCGGCGCTGGTCGAGCGCTTCGACGGCGAGGTGCCCGGCAAGCTCAAGGACCTGGTCACGTTGCCCGGTGTCGGTCGGAAAACGGCGAATGTGGTGCTAGGTGACGCATTCGGTGTGCCGGGGATCACCGTCGACACCCACTTCGGACGGCTGGTCCGCCGCTGGGGCTGGACCGACCTGGAGGACCCGGTCAAGGTCGAGCACGCGGTCGGCGAGCTGATCCCCCGCAAGGAGTGGACCATGCTGTCGCACCGGACGATCTTCCACGGCCGCCGCGTCTGCCATGCCCGCAAGCCCGCCTGCGGCGCCTGCCCGCTCGCGAAGATGTGTCCCTCGTTCGGGGCAGGGCCGACCGGCTTCGAGGAGGCCGCGAAGCTGGTCAAGGGGCCGGAGCGCGACCACCTGCTGGCGATGGTGACGCAGTCTTGA